A genomic window from Pecten maximus chromosome 4, xPecMax1.1, whole genome shotgun sequence includes:
- the LOC117325048 gene encoding coiled-coil domain-containing protein 178-like, with protein MSMTKVVRLEDVEPRETFSSQYTQSKSALLASSQSLQVVSTSGSDQDPNDLELIEAEDKVYPLPENWPKIQKLLRRKSCELVHTTSPCVKKAVSHLELIQNIIEEWFREREEETRSCTSFVHEAGSRKQLRFARSSEDGSKFLNSAKSRSSLASVPSSAGSLAIRGTGATKDEDYGGLDVPFLGAEEVVDEVITLLARLENDRQEVINKLEQEKEKVIRLNGKIDRLCLKRLVEMPAVVQKEHEACIMDLNELQWHVAYATRNDKRMKDRCNIAEVLNSRLIEDIAFVKKHIPLVEEKLELELEAMARIKNAQTETVTELDTTTQRQEKTASKSNEALQKADTERSHIKRELDTVKDELTTISEELSEAKMTHNAYTHQINDTEQQLKDNEQELTVLEVRYENAKVAEEMQSRKVSELQSKISEAEFERERLENENASLLQEMNSKKNSNNLKIAELENKVKQHDSKLRTILLKNQEAEMEVHDYQDKIKDCERQKVADEKNVARIHKERMKLQQQMTVTMEEYHKVQHINSSVREQLQNEQEKAFKSEESLKVTVETLRRQVKDEVHTRTVLTARITSDSTELTRAKGETSQRREKAKKVASEVDSLVDDVLVKVKKLRTAKKENDEKKENLTAQLENTKKQHEESHKTFKSKISGIEPHHDHLKNEVLALDKRLDHMSWKTDLMNKQMDDWDREQTTMDRLVSNTQKAITDFNERLEEVNIQLKTSQKLDEDLKSDYENLLARIHANDKNHRDFMEDRQRFLEDSEVDRLRRLDLNKLLASKYRQMQNEFIVMKDQLLNTYEERVKLEEAIKDCKQLQALQQRMHGAMLEYFKYRELYNKSELRRMQSESKINGICVADLQNQMEVALKNITTFMQSEMDGKSARRVAWEMIKKHQDKEEEKERMLGRNLRGASPVIPPIRQQQPVTV; from the exons ATGTCTATGACTAAAGTGGTGAGGCTGGAAGATGTGGAGCCCAGGGAAACCTTCAGCTCACAATACACACAAAGTAAAAGTGCTCTACTTGCAAGCTCCCAGTCACTGCAAG TAGTCAGTACAAGTGGCTCAGACCAGGATCCAAATGATCTGGAGTTAATTGAAGCTGAAG ATAAAGTCTATCCACTACCTGAAAATTGGCCCAAAATACAAAAGCTTCTGCGGAGGAAGAGCTGTGAACTAGTACACACCACCTCCCCATGTGTAAAGAAGGCAGTGTCTCATCTGGAACTCATTCAAAATATCATAGAGGAGTGGTTTAGGGAACGCGAAGAAGAGACCAGAAGTTGTACATCTTTTGTACATGAAG CTGGAAGTAGAAAACAACTGAGGTTTGCAAGATCTAGTGAAGATGGCTCCAAATTTCTAAACAGTGCGAAATCTCGCAGCTCTCTGGCATCTGTGCCGTCCTCTGCAGGGTCGCTTGCTATTAGGGGTACAGGGGCTACAAAAG ATGAGGATTATGGAGGTCTGGATGTGCCATTTCTGGGGGCTGAGGAGGTTGTGGATGAAGTCATCACCCTGCTGGCGCGACTAGAAAATGATCGCCAGGAAGTGATAAACAAACTGGAGCAAGAAAAGGAGAAAGTCATCAGACTAAATGGGAAAATAGACCGCCTCTGTCTAAAACGTTTGGTGGAAATGCCAGCGGTTGTTCAAAAAg AGCATGAGGCATGCATTATGGACCTCAACGAGTTACAGTGGCATGTAGCATATGCTACCAGGAATGACAAGCGCATGAAGGATCGATGTAACATAGCTGAGGTTCTTAACTCCAGACTCATCGAGGACATAGCCTTCGtcaaaaaacacat ACCATTGGTTGAAGAGAAGTTAGAGTTGGAACTAGAGGCCATGGCCAGGATAAAAAATGCTCAAACTGAG ACTGTCACTGAACTGGACACCACCACACAACGACAGGAGAAAACTGCATCTAAGTCCAACGAAGCTTTGCAGAAAGCTGATACTGAACGGTCACACATCAAACGAGAACTGGATACAGTCAAGGATGAACTGACCACAATAAG TGAGGAGCTATCAGAGGCTAAAATGACCCATAATGCTTACACTCATCAAATCAATGACACCGAACAACAGCTCAAGGATAATGAACAAGAGCTGACAGTTTTAGAGGTCAGGTATGAGAACGCCAAGGTTGCTGAGGAGATGCAGTCTAGGAAG GTCAGTGAATTGCAGTCTAAAATATCAGAAGCAGAGTTTGAGCGAGAAAGGctagaaaatgaaaatgcatCACTTCTGCAGGAGATGAATTCAAAG AAAAATTCCAATAACCTGAAGATTGCGGAACTTGAGAACAAAGTAAAGCAACATGACTCCAAATTGAGAACAATTCTTCTGAAGAATCAAGAAGCTGAGATGGAAGTTCATGATTATCAGGACAAGATCAAAGATTG TGAGCGACAGAAGGTGGCTGATGAGAAGAATGTGGCTCGTATCCACAAAGAGAGGATGAAACTTCAACAGCAGATGACTGTCACTATGGAAGAGTACCACAAGGTCCAACATATAAACTCCAGTGTCCGTGAACAGCTGCAGAATGAACAGGAGAAggcattcaagtctgaggagAGTCTCAAG GTGACTGTAGAGACCCTGAGGAGACAGGTGAAGGATGAGGTACACACCAGAACAGTTCTCACCGCTCGTATCACATCTGACTCAACAGAACTTACACGAGCTAAAGGAGAAACAAGTCAGAGGAGAGAGAAG GCCAAAAAAGTAGCTTCAGAAGTGGATAGTTTGGTGGATGATGTCTTAGTCAAAGTGAAGAAACTTCGCACAGCCAAAAAGGAAAACGATGAG aaaaagGAAAATCTGACTGCACAACTagaaaatacaaagaaacaGCATGAGGAATCCCACAAAACATTCAAATCCAAGATTAGTGGAATAGAGCCCCACCATGATCATCTCAAG aatGAAGTGCTTGCATTGGACAAAAGGTTGGACCACATGTCCTGGAAGACTGACTTGATGAACAAACAGATGGATGATTGGGACAGAGAACAGACTACCATGGACAGACTTGTCAGCAACACACAAAAGGCCATCACTGACTTCAA TGAGCGCTTGGAAGAAGTCAATATCCAGTTGAAAACCAGCCAGAAATTAGATGAAGATCTGAAATCTGATTATGAAAATCTCTTAG CTCGGATCCATGCTAATGATAAAAATCATAGAGACTTTATGGAGGACAGACAGAGATTTCTAGAAGACTCTGAG GTTGACCGATTACGAAGGCTAGACCTGAACAAACTGTTGGCTTCAAAGTACAGACAGATGCAGAATGAGTTTATCGTAATGAAGGATCAGTTACTAAACACATATGAGGAGCGAGTCAAGCTAGAGGAAGCAATCAAGGACTGCAAACAG TTGCAAGCTTTGCAGCAGAGGATGCATGGAGCTATGTTGGAGTATTTCAAGTACCGGGAACTGTACAACAAGTCAGAGCTGCGTCGTATGCAGAGTGAGTCCAAGATAAATGGTATTTGTGTGGCCGATCTTCAGAATCAGATGGAGGTTGCTCTGAAGAATATCACAACGTTCATGCAGTCAGAGATGGATGGAAAATCTGCTCGGCGTGTTGCATGGGAGATGATTAAAAAACACCAGGATAAGGAGGAGGAGAAGGAGAGAATGTTGGGGCGGAATTTACGTGGGGCCTCCCCTGTTATACCTCCTATCCGCCAACAACAACCTGTTACAGTTTAA